In one Notolabrus celidotus isolate fNotCel1 chromosome 1, fNotCel1.pri, whole genome shotgun sequence genomic region, the following are encoded:
- the LOC117818116 gene encoding keratin, type I cytoskeletal 18-like, protein MSVRRNQMSFSRSTPNYSSFSVHAGSGGYGSRISSPSTSSMRSGAPFISASSASRLSSGMGGGMGSGFGGAGASVAAGGGASGAGILGNEKGAMQNLNDRLANYLDTVRNLEKANQELETKIRQALEKGGPDMRDYSKYEPIIDDLRRQIFDKIAENARFVLQIDNARLAADDFKVKFDNELAIRQSVEADIAGLKKLIDDTNMTRMNIESEIEAVKEELSFLKKNHENEVMEMRNQISSSGVQVDVDAPKGQDLSQVMEDVRSNYEKIAVKNAEDLKRWHENQISEVQVQVSQNTEALQGAQMERSDLTRQIQTLEIELASQQSLKASLEDTLNNTELRNNMEMEKYNAIIMRLEEELTNLRANIQQQTQDYEALLNMKMKLEAEISMYKSLLDGGDFKFEDALDELAGTI, encoded by the exons ATGAGTGTAAGAAGAAACCAGATGTCCTTCTCCCGCTCCACTCCCAACTACAGTTCTTTCAGTGTCCATGCTGGTTCTGGTGGGTATGGGTCCCGCATTTCCTCTCCATCTACATCTTCCATGCGCTCTGGTGCCCCCTTCATCTCTGCCTCCTCGGCCTCCCGGCTGAGCAGTGGAATGGGTGGAGGTATGGGCTCAGGTTTTGGTGGTGCCGGTGCATCTGTGGCGGCTGGCGGTGGTGCCAGTGGTGCTGGGATCCTGGGCAACGAGAAGGGAGCCATGCAGAACCTGAACGACCGCCTGGCCAACTACCTGGACACGGTGAGGAACCTGGAGAAAGCCAACCAGGAGCTGGAGACGAAGATCAGGCAGGCTCTGGAGAAGGGAGGGCCAGACATGAGGGACTACAGCAAGTACGAGCCAATCATTGATGACCTGCGCAGACAG ATCTTCGATAAGATCGCAGAGAACGCTCGTTTTGTGCTCCAGATTGACAACGCCCGCCTTGCTGCTGACGACTTCAAAGTGAA GTTTGACAATGAGCTGGCAATCCGCCAGTCTGTGGAGGCCGACATCGCCGGGCTTAAGAAACTCATTGACGACACCAACATGACCAGGATGAACATCGAGAGTGAGATCGAGGCTGTGAAGGAGGAGCTCTCCTTCCTCAAGAAGAACCACGAGAAC GAGGTGATGGAGATGAGGAATCAGATCTCTTCATCAGGCGTGCAGGTGGACGTTGACGCTCCTAAAGGTCAGGACCTGTCTCAGGTCATGGAGGACGTGAGGAGCAACTATGAAAAGATAGCAGTGAAGAATGCAGAGGATCTCAAACGGTGGCATGAAAATCAG ATCTCAGAGGTGCAGGTGCAGGTATCACAGAACACAGAAGCCCTACAGGGAGCCCAGATGGAGAGGAGCGACCTAACCAGGCAGATACAGACCCTGGAAATTGAACTTGCGTCCCAACAGAGCTTG AAAGCCTCTTTAGAAGACACATTAAACAACACAGAGCTAAGAAACAACATGGAAATGGAAAAGTACAACGCCATTATTATGCGACTTGAAGAAGAGCTGACCAACTTGCGTGCAAACATCCAGCAACAGACGCAGGATTACGAGGCGCTGCTCAACATGAAGATGAAACTAGAGGCTGAGATTTCCATGTACAAGAGTCTGCTGGATGGTGGAGACTTCAA GTTCGAGGATGCACTGGATGAGCTTGCCGGAACAATCTAA